A region of Ictidomys tridecemlineatus isolate mIctTri1 chromosome 4, mIctTri1.hap1, whole genome shotgun sequence DNA encodes the following proteins:
- the Ssrp1 gene encoding FACT complex subunit SSRP1: MAETLEFNDIYQEVKGSMNDGRLRLSRQGIIFKNSKTGKVDNIQAGELTEGIWRRVALGHGLKLLTKNGHVYKYDGFRESEFEKLSDFFKTHYRLELMEKDLCVKGWNWGTVKFGGQLLSFDIGDQPVFEIPLSNVSQCTTGKNEVTLEFHQNDDAEVSLMEVRFYVPPTQEDGVDPVEAFAQNVLSKADVIQATGDAICIFRELQCLTPRGRYDIRIYPTFLHLHGKTFDYKIPYTTVLRLFLLPHKDQRQMFFVISLDPPIKQGQTRYHFLILLFSKDEDISLTLNMNEEEVEKRFEGRLTKNMSGSLYEMVSRVMKALVNRKITVPGNFQGHSGAQCITCSYKASSGLLYPLERGFIYVHKPPVHIRFDEISFVNFARGTTTTRSFDFEIETKQGTQYTFSSIEREEYGKLFDFVNAKKLNIKNRGLKEGMNPSYDDYADSDEDQHDAYLERMKEEGKIREENANDSSDDSGEETDESFNPGEEEEDVAEEFDSNASASSSSNEGDSDRDEKKRKQLKRAKMAKDRKSRKKPMEMKKGKDPNAPKRPMSAYMLWLNASREKIKSDHPGISITDLSKKAGEIWKGMSKEKKEEWDRKAEDARREYEKAMKEYEGGRGESSKRDKSKKKKKVKVKMEKKSTPSRGSSSKSASRQLSESFKSKEFVSSDESSSGENKSKKKRRRSEDSEEEELASTPPSSEDSASGSDE; this comes from the exons ATGGCAGAGACCCTGGAGTTCAACGACATCTACCAGGAGGTGAAAGGCTCCATG AATGATGGTCGGCTAAGGCTGAGCCGCCAGGGTATCATCTTCAAGAACAGCAAGACTGGCAAAGTGGACAACATCCAGGCTGGGGAGTTGACAGAGGGTATCTGGCGCCGCGTAGCTCTGGGACATGGACTGAAACTCCTCACAAAGAACGGCCATGTGTACAAGTATGATGGCTTCCGAGAATCG GAGTTTGAGAAACTTTCTGATTTCTTCAAAACTCACTATCGCCTTGAACTAATGGAGAAGGATCTGTGTGTGAAGGGCTGGAATTGGGGGACAGTGAAGTTTGGTG GGCAGCTACTTTCCTTTGACATTGGTGACCAGCCGGTCTTTGAGATACCCCTCAGCAATGTGTCCCAGTGTACTACAGGCAAGAATGAGGTGACACTGGAATTCCACCAGAATGATGATGCagaggtctctctcatggaggtgcgCTTTTACGTCCCTCCCACTCAGGAAGATGGTGTGGACCCTGTTGAG GCCTTTGCCCAGAATGTGCTCTCGAAGGCAGATGTAATTCAGGCTACTGGAGATGCCATCTGCATTTTCCGGGAGCTACAGTGTCTGACTCCCCGTGGTCGTTATGACATCCGGATCTACCCTACCTTTCTGCACCTGCATGGCAAGACCTTTGACTACAAGATCCCCTATACCACTGTACTACGCCTCTTTTTGTTGCCCCACAAGGACCAACGCCAGATGTTTTTTGTG ATCAGCCTGGATCCCCCCATCAAGCAGGGCCAAACCCGTTACCACTTTCTGATCCTCCTCTTCTCTAAGGATGAGGACATTTCCTTGACGCTCAATATGAATGA GGAAGAGGTAGAGAAGCGCTTTGAGGGGCGGCTCACCAAGAACATGTCAGGATCACTCTACGAGATGGTCAGCCGGGTCATGAAAGCACTGGTGAACCGCAAGATCACAGTCCCAGGCAACTTCCAAGG GCACTCAGGGGCCCAGTGCATCACCTGCTCTTATAAGGCGAGCTCGGGACTGTTGTACCCGCTGGAGCGGGGGTTCATCTACGTCCACAAGCCACCCGTGCACATCCGCTTCGATGAGATATCCTTTGTTAACTTTGCCCGTGGCACCACCACCACTCGCTCTTTTGACTTTGAAATTGAGACCAAGCAGGGCACTCAGTACACCTTCAGCAGCATTGAGAG GGAGGAGTATGGAAAGCTGTTTGATTTTGTCAATGCAAAAAAGCTCAACATCAAAAACCGAGGATTGAAAGAG GGCATGAACCCAAGCTACGATGACTATGCCGACTCTGATGAAGATCAGCACGATGCCTACTTGGAGAGGATGAAGGAGGAGGGCAAGATCCGGGAAGAGAATGCCAACGACAGCAGCGATGACTCGGGAGAGGAAACTG ATGAGTCATTCAACCCAGGTGAAGAGGAGGAAGACGTGGCAGAGGA GTTTGACAGTAATGCCTCTGCCAGCTCCTCGAGTAATGAGGGTGACAGTGACCGGGACGAGAAGAAGCGGAAACAGCTCAAAAGGGCCAAGATGGCCAAGGATCGCAAGAGCCGAAAGAAGCCCATGGAG ATGAAGAAGGGCAAAGACCCCAATGCCCCCAAGAGACCCATGTCTGCATACATGCTGTGGCTCAATGCCAGCAGAGAGAAGATAAAGTCAGACCATCCTGGCATCAGTATCACAGATCTCTCTAAGAAGGCAGGCGAAATCTGGAAGGGGATgtccaaagagaagaaagag gAGTGGGACCGGAAGGCTGAGGATGCCAGGAGGGAATACGAAAAAGCTATGAAAGAATATGAGGGAGGCCGAGGCGAATCTTCTAAGAG GGATAagtcaaagaagaagaagaaagtaaaagtaaagatggaaaagaaatcTACACCCTCTAGGGGCTCATCATCCAAGTCAGCATCAAGGCAGCTAAGCGAGAGTTTCAAGAGCAAAGAATTTGTGTCCAGTGATGAGAGCTCTTCCGGAGAGAACAAGAGCAAAAAGAAGAGGCGGCGGAGTGAG GATTCTGAAGAAGAAGAACTGGCCAGTACTCCTCCCAGCTCAGAGGACTCAGCATCAGGCTCCGATGAgtag